The Calonectris borealis chromosome 6, bCalBor7.hap1.2, whole genome shotgun sequence genome contains the following window.
CATGCGTTTGCTGCCGGTGAAtccttctccagctttctccAGTGCTTTCCAAGGCTGCTTCATTTCCTGTTCTTCCCATTTATTAGTATGACTGCTCTTGTTATTATGCTTGAAGAGTGTGTAGCAGACAATACGATTGCATAGGTGCTGTATGACAACATGGTTTCCCACCACTGCGGCTGATTCCTGATTTTTTACTTTGCCATGATAAAGTACGCTTTGCAGCTAAGCTGATTCCTCTGCGTAAGCCTTTTTCCCTCATCTCAGATGTGTTTGCCAGTCACATTGCTAatctatgtatatttttttctttttggtgcagagtttcatctgcttttctttcaaaaagtagATTTATTGACTTTGGCTATGACATAAAGAGGCTTAAACtgtagaaatgttttcatttgcagtgtgcaggttttttgttgttggttttttttctttgtgtgtgtgtgtgcttcagTGCATTCTGGTTTAGCTCCCCTAAAGCTATCGCTTCTTATGTCATATCCTTGCCATTCATTGCAGCCCACCCCTCTTCTTGATCATTGCCAGAACTctgattttttgtgtgtcttaCCTTATTACAGATGTTTAACCCTGCTGGAGTGCCTTAGTCAGGCAAAACCTCCATCACTTCCACTGGGATGTTTGCCTTCATAGTGAAGTTTAGGATTGGGCACATAGGGTGAAGTTCTGATCAGcttactaaacaaaatatttactgcAATCAATTGTCTTTCAGTACGTAAGAACTACACTTCAAGATTTTCCTTTTAAAGGTATTTCTCTTCAGCCAGTGCAACAAGGTGCAAAGACACGTTGTATGGAGTAGTGATGTACCCATTCACTACCTGGCTAAGAAATGCTGCATTTGGGAGGCTGGGGTTCTGGCCGGCCCAGCTAAAGAATACTAAATTCCTTTGGCAATCAGAATATGTTTTGATGCCATTGGTATTGTTCATTTGCACCACGGTAAGAGGCACAGTAGGATACATAAAGAAAGTCAGTATCTAGctatttaatttctgtgaaaagaGGATGATATCAGCTCAAAGGCCATGTTTTTATACTTCATAGAGTTTGCAAGTAAGTCACCAAATGTAAAAACATAAAGGAGCAAAATTACTGTAGTTGTAGACCTCTCGTTTTTCCACCTGTGGAGTTTAGAATGGCAGTTGCTTTTTTGACTAAATGTTAACGTGAATATTTAAAGAATGACCAAGACTTTGATACTAATTGTtctaaaaaattcagattcatcagagcaaaacGATGGCTCGATGGACTTTAAATCAGAGATGAGGAGATTCAGAGTTGGCTCAATGCTTGTTGTAACAAGCTTTAGAAAAAAACTCATAAAACTTTTTTTACAGATTACCGCAGAAAGTTCTGCCACATTCTGCAGTATCTCTCTTCATATTTTCCATGATAGGGAGATTTCCATATGATAGGAATCATTATTTTCCATAGgatattaaaaaagaacaagctaTTAGTGATTAACAGAGCATGTATAAAAAAAACGTAACTAGGTATTACTCCCTAAAAATATAGTGGCAGACTGTGAGAGTAGCATTTTTGGTTTCAAATTAACTTAATTAGGGCCTGATCTACAGTCATTGAAACATGCCAAGTATTCTTTGACTTCACTTACAGCTGAAGATGGCTGGCCATTTTGAAGACCAGACCTTCAAGATCTGGGACTATCAATAGCTCCGTGGCTGATTTACACATACCAGTTTCATAACAGCAGTGGGATTTTTGTCATTTGCCAAAGAGTAAATGTCAAAAGTTGGTACAGTTAAAAACCCAGCCTCTTCTGACACTTGCAAAACCTTTTATATGCATTATTTCTTTAGTTTAGGCTGCatgtagaagaaaaatgtaaaataggtCTAGAAATGTATAACtatgtatgttttaaatgtcagcaACACACAAAGATACCACCGTTTGGACTTAATCTTGCAGACTTTACTCACTGAAAACTAACACAAGTTACAGAGTCCAGGAAAGCATACCAATGAAGTGAGGGTTACTTGTGGTTTTACTGTTGCATACAAACCATGAAGATGAAGAATTCAAATGAAATCATCTCATTTCAGTGGTCACATATTTATATGTGTACAACTCTCATTTTCACTATAAAACCTCATACGTTGGAAGGAAACTAGGGTTTAACACTTTAAAGCAGATTTCTAGGTGGATGGCCTTGCTGCATGTTTGcatctttctccctctcctttccatCATTCATACCGAGATGATGTTGTAAGCCACATGACTGCCTGCCTGTAAgtgctttaaataattttgttataaaacccaaacaaactacTTCAGATTTACTTGCAGCCACGAAGATGGAATTCCGTGTCCAGGAGGGCGCACGCCCTTTCACAGCGGAACCATTAGACACAAAGCAACATGAATCTGGGAAAGACAGTAAGACTGGTGAGCAACCTAAACATGATGCCTTAGTTCCACAGCCAGCAAGAACAGAGGCTATAGATAAAAAGGATTCACAgagcaaagacaaagaaaaaatgcCTTCACCTCTATCAGAACAGATCTTGAAAACTGATTCACAAAAGAAAGGGGAAGCCAGTTTTGCAGAGCCCGCTGCCAAGCCTCCTGCTTCTCAAGAACAAAAGGACTTGTCCACTGAACTGCCTAAAGggagcaaaacagaagaaaggactGCAGATGTGCCCTCATCATCCAACCAAGTTATGTCTATGAAATTTAAAGACGACCTTAAAGACGTCCAAGATCATCTTGCCATTAGCCATGGTGAAAGTTCTCTGTTGCTATCAGAACCCAAGGCAGAAGCAGCCAAAAGTGGACTTCCTTCAGGCCCATCTCCCACTGTCCCCCAGGAGCTTCCACTCAAAGACagttccaaaacaaaacaggaacccACTGACCAACTGTTTGCCAAAGATCTTACTAAAGACGAACAGTTCCACAGAGACAGGACACTAGCTCTGCAAGAAGTCTCAGCAGTAACTGTAGATGGCCTGAAAACGCCAAGCACCCAGAAAATCCCTGTGTGGGGGGAGGAAAAGGACATGACCAAGGATGAGAGTGATGAGGAAGAAAGGTATGACTTCTATGATAAAGGAGAGGCTCGAATATTAGATGATGGCAAATTTACCACAAAACCTGAAGTTAAGACACTTTCCCTAGACAAAGCAGACTTTCAAAAGGATGATGAAGCTAAAAAGTCACCTGATATTctcaaagcagaaaaagaagtggaCCAAAGTGGGCTCCCAGCAACAGTAGACATGAAAAAGGAGGTCCAGCCAAGCACACAGGTAGCCCCAGCCAAGTTAAGCCATGAACTGACCCTTGAGAAAACAGTAGAGCACCCTGATACCACTCAGTTATCCAGAATAACAGAGAAAGCCCCTGAGGCACCAAGTTTAACCACTGACCAGACTCCTATTCTAGAACCTTCTCAagagaaagatgttaaaaaagaTACCAAGGAGGATAAGACAAGTGTTTCAGCTCCTCATCAAATGAAAGAAGAGGAGGATCGATCGGGAATGTCGAAGTATTTTGAAACCTCTGCTCTGAAAGAGGAAGCCTTCAAAGCAGACGCTTTGAAACAAGGCAGTGATTACTATGAGCTAAGTGACACTAAAGAGAGTGTGTATGAGCCTTATCAGACAGATCGTCTAATACctgaagacaaagaagaagaggaggaagaattaCAGACAGAATTGGATCAGCAGCAGAGTGGGCCTGCTCATGAAATAGGGTACAGTACCCTGGCTCAGAGCTTTACACCAGACAAATCTGAAGAACCGAGTTCCCCAACAGAAAGAATGTTCACTATTGACCCCAATGTCTATGGGGATAAGAGAGAACTCcacagcaaaaataaagatgacCTAACTCTGAGCAGGAGCTTGGGACTTGGGGGGAGATCTGCAATTGAACAGAGAAGTATGTCTATTAACTTGCCCATGTCCTGCCTGGATTCAATAGCTCTAGGATTTAGCTTTGGTCGTGCACATGATCTTTCTCCCCTCGCTTCGGATATTCTAACCAACACTAGTGGAAGTATGGATGAAGGTGACGACTACTTGCCAGCAACCACACCAGCATTGGAGAAGGCCCCCTGCTTCCCCATTGATAGtagagaggaagaggagcatattgaagaagaaaaagcaatggcAGAAGAAAAAGTCCAGCCTGAGACCTTGGTCGAATCACCTTTCCTGGCCAAAGAATATTACAAAAATGGGGCTGTCCTGGCTCCTGACCTGCCTGAAATGTTAGACTTAGCAGGGACAAGATCTAGATTAGCCTCCGTGAGTGCAGATGCTGAGATGGCACAAAAGAAGTCAGTTCCTTCTGACACTGTTGTGGAAGACAGCAGCATAACCCTGCCACCTGTGACAGATGAAAACCACGTAACTCTAAAAGCTGAAAGTCAGCTAGAAGACTTGGGCTACTGTGTTTTCAATAAGTACACAGTCCCACTCCCTTCTCCAGTTCAGGACAGTGAGAATTTAACAAGTGAAACCTGTCCCTTTTACGAAGGCACAGATGAAAAACTGAGACGTGGCGTGGCTCCCGACCTGTCTTTAATAGAAGTGAAGCTGGCAGCAGCTGAAAAATCGAAAGAAGAATTCCTCAGTGAAAAAGACTTAGGTCAGCATGCCGCTAGTGAGTCTGTTCTGGTAAGGGACTTtgagcaggagaaaaaggagaagctgGATACTGTGCTAGAAAAAAGTGAAGATCAAGTTGACTCTAAAGAGGTCTATCCCATTAAAGGTGCAGAGCCAGAGAAGACAAGACCTGAGGCAATCttagaaatgaaagaagaaagtgtGGCTGATAAAGTTTGTGTAACTGATGATACCATGTATGACAGAATATCAGCTTCAGAGACAGCAATAGAAAAGGATGCTGTTTCTTTGTTGATGGAGAAGGAGCAGAAGACTCTTAGCGTTGTTCCTGAAATAGCTGAGATAGAAGCGCCAATAAAACCAGATTACAATGCTATAAAGCACGATTTGGAAGTGGCTGCAAGGAGAGCTGACCAAGAATATCAGAGTCAGTTAGAGACTAAGATCAGTGaggttgtttttctcccttcaggGAAGGACAAAGTGTCTGTTAAAAGAGCAGAGCCTGAACCCAAGGACACTCAACAGAAAGATCAGACCATCTTGtccagagaagcaaaggatgcagATGTGCTTTCCAAGACTGAGCCTAGTTATGTGAAGGACAGCACCAAACTGTCTGAaacagaaattaaggaaaaagtaaCTAAGCCTGATCTGGTACATCAAGAGGCAGTTGATAAAGAGGAATCTTATGAATCTAGTGGAGAGCATGATCAAGCCCAAGAAGGTTTGAATGGAGAATCCTTGAAACCAGAGGATATCAAAGCAGAACCTCCAAAACCTCCCGTGTGTGGGGAAGAGGCGCCTGCACAGTTACCAGCAAAGGAGCCTTCTGTGGAGCTCCTCCTTCCAAAAGCTGAGCCTCTCCAGGAAGAGCCTGCTGAGATTCAGATGGAGAGCATACCACAGCctgcagaagaaactgaaaagattCCTGATACAGCCGTGAAACCTGTGGAAATCCAAAAGCTGCTGCCATGTGAAGTGACAGCTGGGGCCTCAAAAGGTGAAGAACATGAGGAAGAAGAGGTAGAAGTagggcaagaagaaaaagaagaggataaACAGCATCTTCTATCAGAAATGCCCCCAGAAATAgactttgggaaacctgctgctgaGCAAATGCTAGCCAAGGGTGGCCCAGAAGCACTGCCTGAACTGAAAGGCATTATTGAATCAGTGGTGACAGTAGAGGATGACTTTATCACAGTGGTGCAGACAACAGTTGATGAGGGTGAATCCGCTTCTCACAGCGTGCGCTTTGCTGCCACTCAGCAGGAAGACATCGAAACAGGGGACTCCCAGGCTGAAGAGGAGCTGGAGGTTGAGGAAGTGGCTGACATGCCAGTTGAGCCCAAGGAGGGCTCCCCAGAAGCTCCTGCTTCACCCCAGAGAGAAGAAATCCTGCTCACCGACTACAAGACGGAGACGTGTGATGATTACAAAGATGAAACAACAATCGATGACTCCATCATGGACACAGACAGTCTCTGGGCAGATACTCAAGGTGTGCATTATcctttctgttttgtctgtgttaaatatttttgcttccaAATCATAATgatcaaaaagcaaaattattatagTTGTAATAGTAATCTCAGCATGTTTcataaaaatggtaaaataatctgcctttttttattaATCCGTCTGCTCTGTCTTCAACTATTTTTTCCCTGCTCCACCGCAGTATTGTTAACATTTGTTACTAATCTTTTGTTTGTTGTTATAATTTGCTCTGATCCTACAGATGATGATAGGAGCATCATGACTGAACAGTTAGAGACTGTTCCTaaagaggagaaggcagagagagaatTGCGAAGATCATCTCTCGATAAGCAtaaaaaagagaaaccttttaAAACTGGGAGAGGCAGGATTTCTACTCCTGAAAGGAAAATAGCTAAAAAGGAACCTAGCACACTCTCCAGAGAtgaagtgagaaggaaaaaaggttcaTTTAACACTCCCTATTacaatatatacttttttttttttacctgttgtACAGTACTATCCAGTTACTCTGTTGTAGATGACGTGCACCTTAACAGTATTAACAGTAGTGCTTTTTAATGAGACGTTGTACCACTATATGAAAAGCCATGTGCAGGGCTCACTGCTCCACCGGTCCCGTTTCATTGTAGGCATCCCCACTGATCACTGGGTAACACATCTGGGGTTAATGCACCAGTGCTCCCCCTCTTCTGACTTAGGATTTGTTCACCCCAGTAGAAGCGACGCATGGGGCTGGAGTTGTGGAGCAGTGGGCCTGCCACTTGATATATTGTCATATGAAACtgtttgctggttttttcctgattctgtgtttttgtgttttcttgtcCATAGCAGTGTATAAGAAAGCTGAACTTGCTAAAAAAACTGAAGTTCAGGCCCACTCTCCCTCCAGGAAAATCATTTTAAAACCTGCTATCAAATATACTAGACCAACTCATCTCTCCTGTGTTAAACGGAAGCAGACAGGTGACTGCGTTCTGTTCAGTTATGCAATGTGGCTGGCAAACATAgacattttgttttttttgtaaatctcatGGCCGTAGCAGcttctctatttttttattttttcctccaagaatATCAGTCTTCACAAATAGTATTGCTTTTTTAGTGTTTggtatcatttttcttttcttctttcattcctggtatttgtttttttatttaatggagGCCATGATCATGTATGCTTGTCATTGCTTGGACCTCCAAGTGCTGTGGTTGTAACTTGGCATCGTGCTTATAGTGTGGTGTTGTAGGAATCTCTACgcattgttttgttcttttttttctgtttttttaattatgcttttttggttttttctggtGGGAAAATGTTGACAGCTTAAACCATGGTATGCATTTccattattttgctttcttactcTCATGCATAATAAGAAGTGTTTCAGACTTATGTTTTGTTGATTGATGTTCTCTGCATTGACACTTCCCAATCTGTCACTGATGTTTATGCTGTACAGTCAAAATCCACAGGGGGAATCCAGCCACATGCAGCGTGAAGCTGAGAGAGAAGAAATCTGGGCTCACACTACGAATGCATTCCGAGCAAAAATCTTAATATTTGGTAGAGGAAGATGAAAGGACGAAACAAATGATTCCTGTTACATCTTGATAGGTGTACCATTATTTAGAGGACCAAAAATAACACTTTCAGCATTTTCATCGTATTGCTTGTTGTTACTGTGAGTTCAGGGTGGAAAGATGAACATCTTGACTTTTCTGGTGAAAAAATTTGCTAAAAGAGGCCGGGTTTTCTGTCATGTAACATAGCTGCACGCTGCAGTGCGGTTGTTCATGAGTGAAACTAGGGCTATTAAGAGAAGAGTCATGCACAGGAATGCAGAACTACATAGGCCTCTTCTTATGGCTTAGAAATTAAGAACAGGATTCGTTACCCGTCCTATAGTTAAACAGTGCAAAAGTGTTCCTAAGAAGTCGCTCCCATCCAGTTTTGCACCGATGAGTCACTCCTGTTCTAAATTTAGACCAGTCTCAGTATGGAGGTCTGACTagtgaaaatacagtaaaaggATAGTTATGCGAGGGTAGCTTTAATACCGTGCCTCAGCTGATGAAGTGTGTGCTGTCTCCTGGTTGTATTCCATTAGGACAACAGAACTAAACACTCGGTCCCATTGCCTTGCTCCTGTGAGGGAATCTGGCACGTTTGCTTCCCCCTCAGGAGAAATGgagccagggaaggaaaggctggTCCAGGCCCCTCTGTGTTGCAGAGATGGCTCCTCCTCAGTTCCCAGTCTCTAGGCTGTCCCGACTTCCACTCTGGACCAGAACTACCCAAGAGTGAGGAATTTTGAAAAAGAACTCTTCTTGCTACCTCTTGCTGTTTGCTGAAGCACAGCTTGATCAACTCAGAAGTTATGACCCATAATTCACATATTCTTTCAAAAGACCCAAGGGGGTTCAATAAGCGGTGGAAATGGGGGAAAACGGCGTCGGTTTTGTCATGTTTGCAACTTCGTCTGCACTTCTACAGCCACATGGTCAGTGCTGTCTTGCCCTCAGATACTCCAGCACTAACTCCTCTGAACTCTTCTGGCCCCGTGGCATCCCGGAGGGCCCGAGTCCTACCGATAGACTGGCATAAGGAAATCTGCCCAGTGCCTTAAACGTGTGCCGCCTGGCAACTGGCAGAACTTTGTCTCTCTCACTCTAACACCTAGCGAAGCAGATATATTAGTCAAAGTGAAAAATGACCTCCCACTACATTTAAATCCTGAGATGGAGAGCAACCAAAATAATGGACCCAGATTGATCATAAAATTTGCAGTAATGTGGGTTGAGCTTTGAGGTGTGGGCTCTAAAGCAGAGTAGCTTGAACCACACCACAAAGCGAACAAAAATAGCTCTTAGAATGTTTCACCACACTCAGTGTTGCTGGAAAATTCACAGTGTCCCTTATTTTCTTCTACCTCTCCTTTTTATGATTACTGATGGGACTTAAGGGGAGGCCATGTGAAAGGATATCACATAGCACTGCACTCTAAGAATGTAGGCGGCCATATGTTAACCTACATATCCCTGAGCCTGAACCAGTCATCCAACTCTTTCCAGGATCTGGAATTTAGAGGGACATTGTCTCTCTCACCTTTTTCCTTTTACGTAAAGTATAGCACTGTTTCTTGAAGCCAGTTTTGACTGTCAGTGTGTCCTATTTGGAATGGTCTTGTCAGCTTTAGTGATACCTGGCCAATGGAGCCCCACCAAAAGTCCCTCGGCAGTGAAGTCTATACAACTTTGAGTATATTGCAGTCAGTGTTGCACTTACcgtgattttaaaatgaaacatgcCTAGTCATAAGTGTCTACAACAAAAAGTTAATATTTGCTCATATTTTCTGCGTAGTGGCCTGAGAAATGACATCTTTCCACTATTTTCCCCTCAATACCAGAAAAAAATTCCCATGTCACTGTGAGGTAAGCACTGGCAAATACTGGTAACTTACAGTGCCATATCCACAAGGGTGGGACTGCTTTTTGAGAGTCTCATTGtgccatttgaaaaagaaactgcatGGCCAATTCTGAGGAAAGAGTTGTGAAGTCTTTGCCTTGACCGATGTAGTTTGTGAGTGAAACCTCAGCCCGACTCATGTTTTGTTGGTGGCTGTGAGACGCCGCTGCCATTGTGCCATCAGAGGAGTATTTACGGTGGCAAGGCCAGCACAATTACCTGGCTATGAGCGGGAGTCACTATGTGATATGCTTCTGTTCCTTGTCTTCAATTCTGGGGTCGCCCCCTGAGGTAAAACACGTTTGTCGTGTATTTAAActggcagcagagcctgcagaGATCTTTTGTTCAGATGGAGAAGTTGTGGTGCTTTCAGGTGAGTCAGCACAAGCAGCACAGCTATTCTTTCCACTTCATAGTGGTGGCTGGTTAGGGTTCAATACCAAGGGAAAGAAGCTATTTGTGATTATTTAGAGGAGATGCAAAACAgaccaaaaccagcagcaacagATGTGGTAAAATGTGATGCGGGAGGGCTGTGCTGTACCTATCCCTGCTACAAATTCAGAAGAACTGAAGTACACGGTTATATACTCTTTTCCTCCTCACAAGTTTTCTCTCCTACTccttcaacttaaaaaaaacagcaatgaaattaTATTAAGAGGGCAGAACTAGGAGTGGGAAGTGTGGCAGAAATCCAGGGAGCTCCTCAGCACGCCTGGGAACtgcagagggaaaggagaaaatgaattGGTTCTGTCCTGTACAATGTGTTAGCGTTGGTTTGACAGTTGCGTTTACAGCAAAAGGTTGTCATCTGTGACCACTGTCCTGCTTCTGCGTTTACTAAGGGCATCCTGGCACAGATGCCGAAAGATTTCACATCTAGCTTTTGTGTGGCAAATCGCTTCCTGAACAACAGTGTTGGGGTGAAACTAATAACCTGCTTTCCAAACAGCTGCCCCATTCCAAAACTTTTTGTAAGGGTGGAATCTaagtcagagagaaaaatcttACCGCAGACCATATTGTATCAGataaatgaaatgctgaattaaCGTACTTGATGTCCCAGATATAATTTGAATTGCTAAGGTCTGAGGGCTTAGTTGACCCATGGCACACTGACCNNNNNNNNNNNNNNNNNNNNNNNNNNNNNNNNNNNNNNNNNNNNNNNNNNNNNNNNNNNNNNNNNNNNNNNNNNNNNNNNNNNNNNNNNNNNNNNNNNNNNNNNNNNNNNNNNNNNNNNNNNNNNNNNNNNNNNNNNNNNNNNNNNNNNNNNNNNNNNNNNNNNNNNNNNNNNNNNNNNNNNNNNNNNNNNNNNNNNNNNTGAACTGTGTAGAATACTATTTTACATCAAGTATGATGAATATAGGACATTTTTAAGGCAGGTACATTTCTGCATATAGTCCACTGAGAGTAATTCACAAAGTAATTACTTTGCACAGTAGTTAAAAGGCATTTAATTGTTCTAATAAGTGTACTAAGTGGAAAAGcatattgtttttgtttttaactatcaAGTCTTTCTTTGGGTCTCTCAGCAGCAGGTGGTGAAACAAACCAGGCTCCTGGTGTATTtaaacaagcaaaggaaaaactctCAGTGAGTAAAATCATCTTATTGTTCATCTTTATAACCTCCTTTTGTCCTTATTTCAGATCTTTTTGTGTTAATTCAGTAAGTAATTGTGTGTTCCATTTAAAATTTGTGTTCCATTTAGAATTTGTTTGCCatattcattattcatttaaaaGAGTAATTAAAACCACCTTTCCTGAATAACCTCTGAATTACAGTCCCGGGTAGTAGATGATGACAGTTTGCAGATCCGTAGGGGGCACACAGGACTCCAAACTGCAGGAGTTGGATGTTGTTCAGCATTTCGAGCCAGGTCATCCTTTGGGATAACTGCGTACCTTGGCGCTTTCTGCAGCGCCTGACTCGTACTGCCACCTTGCTCGATTGCTGTGCAGGCAGAAACCCTCCCCCAGGACTCACTGGATGCCTTCTGAGGCAGCATTACATAGCCATGCATTCTGCAGAGGTCATGCCTGTGTAGAAATCATTGGCCGGTAGCGTTTTATATGCGATTAAGTGCTTTCTGAATGGCCATTTCCTGGACTActgatttctgtctgtgtgtTAACCCGACAGTTACGTGCCCTGccttcagctgctctgcagcctgtTCTGCTCCTTGTGTCTGACTCTGCTCTCCTGAGTTTCCTTCAGCAAATGCTGCAGTGCCGCTCCGCCCTGCTCCCATGCTGACCCCTACGCTTTTCCTCCCACCATTCCAAAATCCCCAGGAAACCAACGTCCTTTCACTATCCCCTCTGCAACTGTTTTTTACATGACACTGACACATGCTAATTCACATCTGCAGCACGACAGTACTTTGTCATTGTTAGCCCTCATTAGGGGCTAACAGAAGTTCTTTAGGATTCCTCTAAATTTCCTAATGTATTCCATGGCTGATCAGTTTCATCTGTCTAACCAGATCATCAATTCTTTGGGGAACAAAAAAACTCTGTCTCATAAAGTGCTGCAGATTATTTATGACTCATAAGAAATTGTTAATGATGATAGCAGTGTAACTGATTGGAGGCTTTGGAGGAGCTGTGAAATTTAGACCTGAATTCAGCCATGGATTCTGGGATTTCGTGTGGTTTTTCAGGTCTGACCCATTTCAGCTCATAACTGGGAAACTGCTAGAGCTTCTTTACTAGTACAGTAAGAAATACCTGGACAGGTTTCTGGTCTGAATCAACAGTATGGTTTATTACGGTCTTTTCTTGGGGGGTGATCAACACTTATGCAAAAGAAGTCAATACTAGCCCATTTTCAGAGTCACCTGTGTTCATGGAGTGCTCTGAGTACAAGCACTTGCAAAATCAGTCTCTGAAATTATCTGCTTTCTATACATCTTTCTTATTCCTGATCTTTACATTATGGCAAAGATGAGAAGTCTGTCCCCTGCTTACTTTCTCACCCTGTTGCCTCACTTCTCTGATTGCCACCCTTGCGCATCTCTTGGACGTTTTCTCTTCTGTGCCTTGGCTTCACCTCTGCTTTTATAAAGACCTCTCCCTTTTTGTTGTGTTTCTTCCTGATTTTCAGCTTTTGTGTCCTTCAAGTGCAGCCTTTTCCTCTCTACTGGTAATGTTAGATCACCCCACCCGGTCAATTTTGTTATCCATCTTCAAACTACAAATTTCATACTGCTTTGCAGAACAAGTTCAGGAAAGGCTAAGCAGTTCCATCTGCTGGAAGGAGCTGTGTACCTGCGGTAGCGAGATGCTGAGAACATTGGTCATGTGTTAGGAACACCTCTGAAATAAAGTGAGGTTTCTGC
Protein-coding sequences here:
- the MAP2 gene encoding microtubule-associated protein 2 isoform X3 → MAEDRKDEAKAPHWTSGQLTEASSHPHSPEIKEQGGAGAGLVRSANGFPYREDEEPGLGSHEQPGTYAQTKENGINGELSAGDRETAEEVSARIVQVVTAEAVAVLKGEQEKEAQHKDQPGPLPLAVEESANLPPSPPPSPASEQTGALEEATKMEFRVQEGARPFTAEPLDTKQHESGKDSKTGEQPKHDALVPQPARTEAIDKKDSQSKDKEKMPSPLSEQILKTDSQKKGEASFAEPAAKPPASQEQKDLSTELPKGSKTEERTADVPSSSNQVMSMKFKDDLKDVQDHLAISHGESSLLLSEPKAEAAKSGLPSGPSPTVPQELPLKDSSKTKQEPTDQLFAKDLTKDEQFHRDRTLALQEVSAVTVDGLKTPSTQKIPVWGEEKDMTKDESDEEERYDFYDKGEARILDDGKFTTKPEVKTLSLDKADFQKDDEAKKSPDILKAEKEVDQSGLPATVDMKKEVQPSTQVAPAKLSHELTLEKTVEHPDTTQLSRITEKAPEAPSLTTDQTPILEPSQEKDVKKDTKEDKTSVSAPHQMKEEEDRSGMSKYFETSALKEEAFKADALKQGSDYYELSDTKESVYEPYQTDRLIPEDKEEEEEELQTELDQQQSGPAHEIGYSTLAQSFTPDKSEEPSSPTERMFTIDPNVYGDKRELHSKNKDDLTLSRSLGLGGRSAIEQRSMSINLPMSCLDSIALGFSFGRAHDLSPLASDILTNTSGSMDEGDDYLPATTPALEKAPCFPIDSREEEEHIEEEKAMAEEKVQPETLVESPFLAKEYYKNGAVLAPDLPEMLDLAGTRSRLASVSADAEMAQKKSVPSDTVVEDSSITLPPVTDENHVTLKAESQLEDLGYCVFNKYTVPLPSPVQDSENLTSETCPFYEGTDEKLRRGVAPDLSLIEVKLAAAEKSKEEFLSEKDLGQHAASESVLVRDFEQEKKEKLDTVLEKSEDQVDSKEVYPIKGAEPEKTRPEAILEMKEESVADKVCVTDDTMYDRISASETAIEKDAVSLLMEKEQKTLSVVPEIAEIEAPIKPDYNAIKHDLEVAARRADQEYQSQLETKISEVVFLPSGKDKVSVKRAEPEPKDTQQKDQTILSREAKDADVLSKTEPSYVKDSTKLSETEIKEKVTKPDLVHQEAVDKEESYESSGEHDQAQEGLNGESLKPEDIKAEPPKPPVCGEEAPAQLPAKEPSVELLLPKAEPLQEEPAEIQMESIPQPAEETEKIPDTAVKPVEIQKLLPCEVTAGASKGEEHEEEEVEVGQEEKEEDKQHLLSEMPPEIDFGKPAAEQMLAKGGPEALPELKGIIESVVTVEDDFITVVQTTVDEGESASHSVRFAATQQEDIETGDSQAEEELEVEEVADMPVEPKEGSPEAPASPQREEILLTDYKTETCDDYKDETTIDDSIMDTDSLWADTQDDDRSIMTEQLETVPKEEKAERELRRSSLDKHKKEKPFKTGRGRISTPERKIAKKEPSTLSRDEVRRKKAVYKKAELAKKTEVQAHSPSRKIILKPAIKYTRPTHLSCVKRKQTAGGETNQAPGVFKQAKEKLSDGVSKSPEKRSSLPRPSSILPPRRGVSGDRDREENSLSLTASLSSSVRRTTRSEPIRRTGKSGTSTPTTPGSTAITPGTPPSYASRTPGTPGTPSYSRTPHTPGTPKSAILVPTEKKVAIIRTPPKSPATPKQLRVINQPLPDLKNVRSKIGSTDNIKYQPKGGQVQIVTKKIDLSHVTSKCGSLKNIHHKPGGGRVKIESVKLDFKEKAQAKVGSLENAHHVPGGGNVKIDSQKLNFREHAKARVDHGAEIITQSPGRSSVASPRRLSNVSSSGSINLLESPQLATLAEDVTAALAKQGL